The DNA region TATCCCTGTGATGTTGCCGTGCATTATTCCGCTTTCCATGCCACGATCTGAATGGATGATCCCTCTCCCCTCTTGACGACCGAAGTCACCTCTCGGCTCATAGACTCGGTATCAGCCATCCCTGCAGATCTGATTTCAAAATAGTCGCTCGAGGTCTTGATCAGGTCGGGATCGATGGTTACATGGCCCATCCCCGGGATTTTTCGATACCATTCGGGATCGGTCATATCATTTTCTGTGTCTAAACGATAGGCCATCATGTCATGTACCATCTCGGTGTCGATGTCGTCTGAAAGGGCGCGCAGGACCAGGGGACCGGCAGTATTGATATTGATTCTGCCGTCTCCGTAAACCGTCAGGCTGTCTGAGATGCCGGCACCGTCATCGGCGCTTCCAAAAAAAAGGTCGTCGGTCATCCCCTTGACATGGCGGAGCTGGCCCAGGGAGTCCATCGGTTTGTTCCAACAGGCATAGGGGTGTTCGAGGGACTGGTAATAACCGTTTTCCGCGCCGAACCGCGTCACCTCATGGTCTGCATCGATCCAGTCTTTTATCGCATCGATGAGATTTCCGACAGCTTCCGGTTCCAGCCCGAACCGTTCCAGGCCCAAGAATCTGGTAAGGAGCATTTTCCGGGGTTCATTGTATTCTCCATTTTCATTGACCAGCCGGTTGATGCATATTTTTCCCGAAAGATCGGATATCTCCACCTGAAAACGGCCCTGCTCAAACATCTCAACAGAATTGAGGGAAAGCTCTTTTGATCGCGCCCAGGCCTCCTGGAGGGAGTCCGAACTGCTGGAAGACGCATCTTCCGAGAGAACCGCCATGGCGCAATGTGTGCCGGACCGGGCAATAAGACCGAGCCTGATGCCGTCACGGAGATTTGCGGATGAATACAGGCCAGCCCACATGGTCCGATTGAACTGGAGCGTTACCACGACGAGAAGGCTGATGATTAGAATCGTGAGGATCAAGGCAAAGCCCCTGTTGTTATCGAGCATCG from Deltaproteobacteria bacterium includes:
- the gspK gene encoding type II secretion system minor pseudopilin GspK codes for the protein MLDNNRGFALILTILIISLLVVVTLQFNRTMWAGLYSSANLRDGIRLGLIARSGTHCAMAVLSEDASSSSSDSLQEAWARSKELSLNSVEMFEQGRFQVEISDLSGKICINRLVNENGEYNEPRKMLLTRFLGLERFGLEPEAVGNLIDAIKDWIDADHEVTRFGAENGYYQSLEHPYACWNKPMDSLGQLRHVKGMTDDLFFGSADDGAGISDSLTVYGDGRININTAGPLVLRALSDDIDTEMVHDMMAYRLDTENDMTDPEWYRKIPGMGHVTIDPDLIKTSSDYFEIRSAGMADTESMSREVTSVVKRGEGSSIQIVAWKAE